One Lampris incognitus isolate fLamInc1 chromosome 18, fLamInc1.hap2, whole genome shotgun sequence genomic region harbors:
- the LOC130128709 gene encoding prolyl endopeptidase-like, with amino-acid sequence MSFKYPAARRDEAQVDDYHGTKICDPYAWLEDPDSEKTKAFVEEQNKLTMPFLEQCQVQARFHQRLTELYDYPKYSCPYKRGDRYFYFHNQGLQNQNVLYVQDALDGPATVFFDPNTLSEDGSIALKMGRLSEECEFFAYSLSTSGSDWETVHFMKADDLTQLPDVLERVKFSCLAWTHDARGVFYNCYPLQDGKADGTETTANINQKLYYHVMGTKQSQDILVAEFPEHPKWQSAVTVTDDGRYAVLSITEGCEPVNQLWYCDLQQLPGSITGLLPWVKLVDNFDAQYSYVTNEGSMFTFHTNLDAPRYRLINIDLQRPDRQHWNTLIPQHDKDVLGFVSCVNKRHLLVNYLKDVKDILQLYELSTGQKVRDLPLDVGTVAGVSCKKKHSDFFYKFTSFTTPGIIYHCDLSTETPEPSVFRQVEVKGINQDDYQTSQVFYPSKDGTKIPMFLVHARGLKKDGTHPVFLYGYGGFEASIQPYYKVAYLLFVRHLGGILAVANIRGGGEYGLTWHKAGTLGNKQTCFDDFQCAAEYLIQEKYSTASRIAINGASNGGLLVAACVNQRPDLFSCAVAEVGVMDMLKFHKFTIGHAWTTDYGCADDPEQFQWLIKYSPLHNLPPAPYTGPPYPAILLLTADHDDRVVPLHTLKYCATLQHGAGSSPTQRQPLMVRVDTRSGHGAGKPTAKTILEDTHIFAFIAETLGLSWRE; translated from the exons ATGTCATTTAAGTACCCCGCTGCCCGGAGAGATGAGGCTCAG GTGGATGATTATCATGGGACAAAGATCTGTGACCCCTATGCCTGGCTGGAGGACCCCGACAGTGAGAAGACAAAG gcCTTCGTTGAGGAGCAGAACAAActgaccatgccttttctggagCAGTGCCAAGTCCAAGCTCGGTTCCACCAGAGGCTCACTGAGCTCTATGACTACCCCAAGTACAGCTGCCCATACAAGAGAGGGGACAG GTATTTCTACTTTCACAACCAAGGTCTTCAGAACCAGAATGTGTTATATGTGCAGGATGCTCTGGATGGACCCGCCACTGTGTTCTTTGACCCAAACACCCTGTCTGAGGATGGCTCCATAGCACTAAAGA TGGGACGTCTGTCGGAGGAGTGTGAGTTTTTCGCATATAGCCTGAGCACCAGTGGCTCCGACTGGGAGACAGTGCATTTCATGAAGGCTGATGACCTCACCCAGTTGCCTGACGTGCTGGAGAGGGTCAAGTTCAGCTGCCTGGCCTGGACCCATGATGCCCGGGGAGTCTTCTACAACTGTTACCCACTGCAAGATGGGAAGGCCGATG GCACAGAGACCACCGCCAACATAAACCAAAAGCTCTATTACCATGTGATGGGCACCAAGCAGTCACAGGACATTCTCGTGGCCGAGTTCCCTGAGCATCCTAAGTGGCAAAGCGCGGTGACA gTAACGGATGATGGCAGGTACGCCGTTTTGTCCATCACTGAAGGATGTGAACCTGTCAACCAGCTATGGTACTGTGACCTTCAGCAGCTCCCCGGTAGCATCACAG gactgctgccatGGGTCAAGCTTGTGGACAACTTTGATGCACAGTACTCATATGTCACCAATGAGGGAAGCATGTTCACCTTTCACACCAATCTGGATGCACCACGCTACCGTCTCATCAACATAGACCTGCAGAGACCAGACAGGCAGCATTGGAACACCCTCATTCCACAGCATGACAAGGACGTCCTGG GCTTTGTGTCCTGCGTGAACAAGCGCCACCTGCTGGTCAACTATCTCAAAGACGTTAAGGATATCCTGCAGCTGTATGAGCTCTCCACAGGCCAGAAGGTCAGGGATCTACCACTGGACGTTGGCACTGTGGCCGGTGTGAGCTGCAAGAAGAAACATTCTGACTTCTTCTATAAGTTCACTTCCTTCACAACGCCAG GCATCATTTACCACTGTGACCTGAGCACGGAGACCCCAGAGCCCAGTGTGTTCAGACAGGTTGAGGTGAAGGGAATCAACCAGGACGACTATCAGACCAGCCAG GTGTTTTATCCCAGTAAAGATGGAACTAAGATCCCTATGTTCCTGGTTCATGCCAGGGGCCTAAAGAAGGATGGGACACATCCGGTCTTCCTTTATGGATATGGAGGCTTTGAGGCCTCAATCCAGCCATACTACAA GGTCGCTTACCTGCTGTTTGTGAGGCACCTGGGAGGAATCCTGGCTGTGGCAAACATCAGAGGAGGTGGAGAGTACGGACTCACCTGGCACAAAG CGGGTACCTTGGGGAACAAGCAGACATGCTTTGATGACTTTCAGTGTGCAGCGGAGTATCTCATCCAGGAAAAATACAGCACAGCCAGTCGCATCGCTATCAACGGAGCTTCAAATGGAGGACTGCTAGTGG cgGCTTGTGTGAATCAGCGTCCAGACCTGTTTAGTTGTGCTGTTGCAGAGGTGGGAGTGATGGACATGCTTAAGTTTCACAAGTTCACTATTGGCCATGCTTGGACCACTGACTATGGCTGTGCCGACGATCCAGAGCAGTTCCAGTGGCTCATTAA GTACTCCCCGCTTCATAACCTGCCCCCCGCCCCCTACACTGGCCCTCCCTATCCGGCCATCCTGCTTCTGACGGCAGATCACGATGACCGCGTGGTTCCCCTCCACACTCTCAAGTACTGCGCTACCCTGCAGCATGGGGCAGGCAGCAGTCCCACGCAGCGCCAGCCACTCATGGTCAGGGTGGATACTCGCAGCGGGCATGGCGCCGGCAAACCCACTGCCAAGACCATCCTGGAAGACACGCATATTTTCGCCTTCATCGCTGAGACCCTTGGGCTTAGCTGGAGGGAGTAA